Proteins encoded in a region of the Dromaius novaehollandiae isolate bDroNov1 chromosome 18, bDroNov1.hap1, whole genome shotgun sequence genome:
- the PYCR1 gene encoding pyrroline-5-carboxylate reductase 1, mitochondrial isoform X2 — protein MGVNFTVSNKDTVKSSDVLFLAVKPPIIPFILDEVGPDIEARHIVVSCAAGVTINSIEKKLSTFCPTPKVIRCMTNTPVIVREGATVYATGTHADVEDGKLLEQLMASVGFCTEVEEDLIDAVTGLSGSGPAYAFTALDALADGGVKMGLPRRLAVRLGAQALLGAAKMLLESEQHPGQLKDNVCSPGGATIHALHFLESGGFRSLLINAVEASCIRTRELQHLADQEKISPAAIKKTLLDKVKLESPSLSLASTSKVSLFTSKSPSSKKN, from the exons GGGCGTGAACTTCACGGTGAGCAACAAGGACACGGTGAAGAGCAGCGACGTCCTCTTCCTGGCCGTGAAGCCCCCCATCATCCCCTTCATCCTGGACGAGGTCGGCCCCGACATCGAGGCCCGCCACATCGTGGTCTCCTGCGCGGCTGGCGTCACCATCAACTCCATCGAGAAG AAACTCTCTACCTTCTGCCCCACACCAAAAGTGATCAGGTGCATGACCAACACCCCTGTGATTGTCCGGGAAGGTGCGACAGTCTATGCCACTGGGACTCATGCAGATGTGGAGGATGGGAAGCTCTTGGAACAACTGATGGCCAGTGTAGGCTTCTGCACCGAAGTGGAAGAGGACCTGATAGATGCTGTAACGGGGCTCAGTGGCAGTGGCCCTGCGTAT GCATTCACTGCCCTGGATGCTCTGGCAGATGGAGGAGTGAAAATGGGACTTCCCCGCAGGCTCGCGGTTCGGCTTGGAGCCCAGGCCTTGCTG GGTGCTGCCAAAATGCTGTTGGAGTCTGAGCAGCACCCGGGTCAGCTGAAGGACAATGTCTGCTCGCCGGGGGGGGCCACCATCCATGCCCTGCACTTTCTGGAGAGCGGCGGCTTTCGCTCACTGCTCATCAATGCTGTGGAGGCTTCATGCATCCGGACAAG ggagctgcagcatTTGGCAGACCAAGAGAAGATCTCCCCAGCAGCCATAAAGAAGACTTTGTTGGATAAGGTCAAGCTAGAGTCTCCTTCTCTGTCTCTGGCATCCACTAGCAAAGTCAGTCTGTTCACCAGTAAGAGCCCCAGCAGCAAGAAGAACTGA